In one Bordetella pertussis 18323 genomic region, the following are encoded:
- a CDS encoding S-(hydroxymethyl)glutathione dehydrogenase/class III alcohol dehydrogenase has product MKTKAAIAWKAGAPLTVEDVDLEGPKAGEVLVEIKATGICHTDYYTLSGADPEGIFPAILGHEGAGVVMDVGPGVTTLKKGDHVIPLYTPECRQCKFCLSRKTNLCQAIRTTQGKGLMPDGTSRFSIDGKPLFHYMGTSTFANHIVVPEIALAKVRPDAPFDKICYIGCGVTTGIGAVVFTAKVEAGANVVVFGLGGIGLNVIQGAKMVGADKIIGVDLNPAREAMARKFGMTHFVNPSEVENVVDHIIQMTDGGADYSFECIGNTKVMRQALECCHKGWGQSVIIGVAEAGAEISTRPFQLVTGREWKGSAFGGARGRTDVPKIVDWYMEGKINIDDLITHTLPLDRINEGFDLMKRGESIRSVVVY; this is encoded by the coding sequence ATGAAGACGAAAGCCGCTATCGCCTGGAAAGCTGGTGCCCCGTTGACGGTCGAAGACGTCGACCTCGAGGGCCCCAAGGCCGGAGAGGTCCTGGTGGAGATAAAGGCCACCGGCATCTGTCACACCGATTATTACACTTTGTCAGGTGCTGATCCGGAGGGAATTTTCCCGGCGATCCTGGGCCACGAGGGCGCGGGCGTGGTCATGGACGTGGGGCCGGGCGTGACCACGCTGAAAAAAGGCGACCATGTCATTCCGCTCTACACGCCCGAGTGCCGCCAGTGCAAATTCTGCCTGTCGCGCAAGACCAACCTGTGCCAGGCCATCCGCACCACCCAGGGCAAGGGCCTGATGCCGGACGGCACCTCGCGCTTCTCGATCGACGGCAAGCCCCTGTTCCATTACATGGGCACGTCCACCTTCGCCAACCACATCGTGGTGCCCGAGATCGCGCTGGCCAAGGTGCGCCCCGACGCTCCGTTCGACAAGATCTGCTATATCGGCTGCGGCGTCACCACCGGTATCGGCGCCGTGGTGTTCACCGCAAAGGTGGAGGCCGGCGCCAATGTGGTGGTGTTCGGGCTGGGCGGCATCGGCCTGAACGTCATCCAGGGCGCGAAGATGGTGGGCGCCGACAAGATCATCGGCGTGGACCTCAATCCGGCGCGCGAAGCCATGGCGCGCAAGTTCGGCATGACCCATTTCGTCAACCCGAGCGAAGTCGAGAACGTGGTCGACCACATCATCCAGATGACCGACGGCGGCGCGGACTATTCGTTCGAGTGCATCGGCAACACCAAGGTCATGCGCCAGGCGCTGGAGTGCTGCCACAAGGGCTGGGGCCAGTCCGTCATCATCGGCGTGGCCGAGGCCGGGGCGGAAATCAGCACCCGTCCGTTCCAGCTGGTGACCGGCCGCGAGTGGAAAGGCTCGGCGTTCGGCGGCGCGCGCGGCCGCACCGACGTGCCCAAGATCGTCGACTGGTACATGGAAGGCAAGATCAACATCGATGACCTGATCACGCACACCCTGCCCCTGGACCGCATCAACGAAGGCTTCGACCTGATGAAGCGCGGCGAGTCCATCCGCTCCGTCGTGGTGTACTGA
- the fghA gene encoding S-formylglutathione hydrolase has protein sequence MAVLELVSQHRCFDGWQRYYRHASKEIGLPMRFSVFVPPQAAHGPVPVLFYLAGLTCTEETFMIKAGAQRLAAQHGVMLVAPDTSPRGAGLPGEDEHWDFGVGAGFYLDATAEPWRSHYRMYSYVVDELHGIVTGELPGDAGRVGIFGHSMGGHGALVLALRNPDKFRSVSAFAPVVAPAQVPWGHKAFERYLGPDRQAWEAYDASALMRTLRQPYPEGILVDQGLADGFLVEQLRPELFEAACRHAGQPLTLRRHEGYDHGYYFISTFIEDHIRFHVERLG, from the coding sequence ATGGCGGTCCTGGAACTCGTATCGCAGCATCGCTGCTTCGATGGCTGGCAACGCTACTATCGCCATGCCTCGAAGGAGATCGGCCTGCCCATGCGCTTTTCGGTCTTCGTGCCGCCCCAGGCCGCGCACGGCCCGGTGCCGGTGCTGTTCTACCTGGCCGGGCTGACCTGCACCGAGGAAACCTTCATGATCAAGGCCGGCGCGCAGCGCCTGGCCGCCCAGCACGGCGTGATGCTGGTGGCGCCGGACACCAGCCCGCGCGGCGCCGGCCTCCCCGGCGAGGACGAGCACTGGGACTTCGGCGTCGGCGCGGGGTTCTACCTCGATGCCACCGCCGAGCCGTGGCGCAGCCACTACCGGATGTACAGCTACGTGGTCGACGAGCTGCATGGCATCGTCACCGGCGAGCTGCCGGGCGACGCGGGACGGGTGGGCATCTTCGGCCACTCCATGGGCGGCCATGGCGCCCTGGTGCTGGCCCTGCGCAATCCGGACAAGTTCCGCTCGGTCTCGGCCTTCGCGCCGGTCGTCGCGCCTGCCCAGGTGCCGTGGGGCCACAAGGCCTTCGAACGCTACCTGGGCCCCGACCGCCAGGCCTGGGAGGCCTATGACGCCAGCGCATTGATGCGCACGCTGCGCCAGCCCTATCCGGAAGGCATCCTGGTCGACCAGGGCCTGGCCGATGGTTTCCTGGTCGAGCAGCTGCGTCCCGAGCTGTTCGAAGCGGCGTGCCGCCACGCCGGCCAGCCGCTGACGCTGCGCCGGCACGAGGGCTACGACCACGGCTATTACTTCATTTCGACCTTCATCGAGGATCACATCCGGTTTCACGTCGAGCGGCTGGGGTAA
- a CDS encoding cation:proton antiporter yields MDIGFLVFGLAGLLTLVCFMPPLAGRLKLPYSVLLALVGCLLGIGVHLHGWAPPVLGDLLDTIEHFEISSETFLMVFLPVLLFETALSMNVRRLIDDIGPILMMAIVAVVVCTLVVGFAVDAVSSYGLIVCLLLGAIVATTDPAAVVGIFREVGAPKRLTTLVEGESLFNDAASIALYSVLLAALGGSGELSVGAVFNDFIFHFVGGGLAGFLMGRLACALFAWLRGFPTAEITLTLTLAYLSFFISEHYLGVSGVVATVIAGLVVDSTGRTRMSPTTFEFLSSAWGQFGFWANSLIFLFAAMLIPKLMAEADWQELLLVLVVFAATLAARAIVVFGLLPLLRVARIGAEVSNPYKSVMWWGGLRGAVSLALALAVTEQSSVPEQARQFVAVATTGFVLMTLMINGVSLRPLIRMLGLNQLSPVERTIRNQVLAAALEDLQGRTEEIAKVDHVNPEARDRIRAVFDASLTSVHDGQVGQMTLDQRVAVGLSIVARREEEMFFDILKAQIVDWRLAEGLLARAERLEDAVRAGGLAGFEAGIVADVRYSRLFRMALRTHYMFGFQGWLARELGKRFASLLTKRSVARDLMKFAREQVAPLLGEEAADRIIAAHQRRLDLIENALQALTLQYPSYSLWLQESHLGRVARELERRRYRDMLEQFLISGEVYADLMAQLKARWQHIDKHPPLDIELGSAELVKRVPLFEGLSQDSLRAICRLLKPRLALPDQHILTEGRHGQEMCIVASGAVVVHLPDHTTIELGSGEFFGELALLGEEQLVPDVTSLGYSKLLMLSARDFHALLARDEHLHERIQTVAKQRMRAIEVWKQYSQAAAAAAASTASEDSAPA; encoded by the coding sequence ATGGATATCGGTTTTCTCGTGTTTGGACTGGCTGGGCTGCTGACGCTGGTCTGTTTCATGCCGCCGCTTGCCGGCCGCCTCAAGCTGCCCTATTCGGTGCTGCTGGCGCTGGTCGGCTGCCTGCTGGGCATCGGCGTGCATTTGCACGGCTGGGCCCCGCCCGTGCTGGGCGACCTGCTCGACACCATCGAGCATTTCGAGATTTCATCCGAAACCTTCCTGATGGTGTTCCTGCCGGTGCTGCTGTTCGAGACCGCGTTGTCGATGAACGTGCGCCGGCTGATCGACGATATCGGTCCAATCCTGATGATGGCCATCGTGGCGGTCGTGGTGTGCACCCTGGTGGTGGGTTTCGCGGTCGACGCCGTTTCGTCGTATGGCCTGATCGTCTGCCTTCTGCTGGGCGCCATCGTGGCCACGACCGACCCGGCCGCGGTGGTGGGCATCTTCCGCGAAGTGGGCGCGCCCAAGCGGCTGACCACGCTGGTCGAGGGCGAGAGCCTGTTCAACGACGCGGCCTCGATCGCCTTGTATTCAGTGCTGCTGGCGGCGCTGGGCGGCAGCGGCGAGCTGTCGGTGGGCGCGGTCTTCAACGATTTCATTTTCCATTTCGTGGGCGGCGGGTTGGCCGGTTTCCTGATGGGGCGCCTGGCATGCGCGCTGTTTGCCTGGCTGCGCGGCTTTCCGACCGCCGAAATCACCCTGACGCTGACGCTGGCTTATCTGTCGTTCTTCATTTCCGAGCATTACCTGGGCGTGTCCGGGGTGGTGGCCACCGTGATCGCGGGACTGGTGGTGGATTCGACCGGGCGCACGCGCATGTCGCCCACCACGTTCGAGTTCCTGTCCAGCGCCTGGGGGCAGTTCGGCTTCTGGGCCAATTCTCTGATCTTCCTGTTCGCGGCCATGCTGATTCCCAAGCTGATGGCCGAGGCGGACTGGCAGGAGCTGCTGCTGGTGCTGGTGGTGTTCGCCGCCACCCTGGCCGCGCGCGCCATCGTGGTGTTCGGCCTGCTGCCGCTGCTGCGGGTGGCGCGCATCGGCGCCGAGGTCAGCAACCCGTACAAGAGCGTCATGTGGTGGGGCGGCCTGCGCGGCGCCGTGTCGCTGGCGCTGGCCCTGGCGGTGACCGAGCAGAGTTCGGTGCCCGAGCAGGCGCGCCAGTTCGTGGCCGTGGCGACCACCGGTTTCGTGCTGATGACCCTGATGATCAACGGCGTGAGCCTGCGTCCGCTGATCCGCATGCTGGGCCTGAACCAGTTGTCCCCGGTGGAGCGCACCATCCGCAACCAGGTATTGGCGGCCGCGCTGGAGGACCTGCAGGGCCGCACCGAGGAGATCGCCAAGGTCGACCATGTCAATCCCGAGGCGCGCGACCGCATCCGGGCGGTGTTCGATGCCAGCCTGACCAGCGTGCACGACGGGCAGGTCGGCCAGATGACGCTGGACCAGCGGGTGGCGGTCGGCCTGTCCATCGTGGCCCGGCGCGAAGAGGAAATGTTCTTCGATATCCTGAAGGCGCAGATCGTCGACTGGCGCCTGGCCGAAGGCCTGCTGGCGCGCGCCGAGCGCCTGGAAGACGCGGTGCGCGCCGGCGGGCTGGCCGGCTTCGAGGCGGGCATCGTTGCCGACGTGCGCTATTCGCGGCTGTTCCGCATGGCCTTGCGGACGCACTACATGTTCGGCTTCCAGGGTTGGCTGGCGCGCGAGCTGGGCAAGCGTTTCGCCAGCCTGCTGACCAAGCGGTCGGTGGCGCGGGACCTGATGAAGTTCGCGCGCGAACAGGTGGCCCCCCTGCTGGGCGAAGAGGCCGCAGACCGCATCATCGCCGCGCACCAGCGCCGCCTGGACCTGATCGAGAACGCGCTGCAGGCGCTGACGCTGCAGTACCCGTCGTATTCGCTCTGGCTGCAGGAAAGCCACCTGGGCCGGGTGGCGCGCGAGCTGGAGCGCCGGCGCTATCGCGACATGCTGGAACAGTTCCTCATCAGCGGCGAAGTCTATGCCGACTTGATGGCGCAGTTGAAAGCCCGCTGGCAGCACATCGACAAGCATCCGCCACTGGACATCGAGCTGGGCTCGGCCGAACTGGTCAAGCGCGTGCCGCTGTTCGAGGGCCTGAGCCAGGATTCGCTGCGCGCGATCTGCCGCCTGCTCAAGCCGCGCCTGGCCCTGCCCGACCAGCATATATTGACCGAGGGCCGCCATGGCCAGGAGATGTGCATCGTGGCGTCCGGGGCCGTGGTGGTGCATCTGCCCGACCACACCACCATCGAACTGGGCAGCGGGGAGTTCTTCGGCGAGCTCGCCCTGCTGGGCGAGGAGCAACTGGTGCCCGATGTCACGTCGCTGGGCTACAGCAAGCTGCTGATGCTGTCGGCGCGCGATTTCCATGCCCTGCTGGCGCGCGACGAGCACCTGCACGAGCGCATCCAGACCGTTGCCAAGCAGCGCATGCGCGCCATCGAGGTGTGGAAGCAATACTCGCAAGCCGCGGCGGCGGCCGCCGCCAGCACGGCCTCGGAGGATTCGGCGCCGGCGTAG
- the rpoH gene encoding RNA polymerase sigma factor RpoH, protein MPVDNLPLEAANMTQPSSSLALSGNALALAVANPGALGTIDAYISAVNRLPILTAEQEGQLARRLRDEGDLEAARELVVSHLRLVVSVARQYLGYGLPHADLIQEGNVGLMKAVKRFDPERGVRLVSFAVHWIKAEIHEFIIRNWRLVKVATTKAQRKLFFNLRSMRPDGQTLDPEQVDHIARELNVRREDVSEMEVRLSGRDLSLESQDDDDDSFAPIAYLSDEGRQEPSRVLDRMAHDDLQGAGLGRALEALDARSRRIIEARWLQDDGGLTLHELAQEFGVSAERVRQIEAAALKKMRGALTPA, encoded by the coding sequence ATGCCTGTAGACAACCTTCCCCTGGAGGCCGCAAACATGACTCAACCCAGTAGTTCGTTGGCCCTTTCCGGCAACGCCCTGGCGTTGGCGGTGGCCAACCCGGGTGCGCTTGGCACCATCGATGCCTACATTTCCGCCGTCAACCGCCTGCCCATCCTGACCGCCGAACAGGAAGGCCAGCTCGCGCGCCGCCTGCGCGACGAAGGCGACCTCGAGGCCGCGCGCGAACTGGTCGTGTCGCACCTGCGTCTGGTGGTGTCGGTGGCGCGCCAGTACCTGGGTTACGGCCTGCCGCACGCCGACCTGATCCAGGAAGGCAATGTCGGCCTGATGAAGGCCGTCAAGCGCTTCGACCCCGAGCGCGGGGTGCGGCTGGTGTCGTTCGCCGTGCACTGGATCAAGGCCGAAATCCACGAATTCATCATCCGCAACTGGCGGCTGGTCAAGGTGGCCACCACCAAGGCGCAGCGCAAGCTGTTCTTCAACCTGCGCAGCATGCGCCCCGACGGCCAGACGCTGGATCCCGAGCAGGTCGACCACATCGCGCGCGAGCTCAATGTGCGCCGCGAGGACGTCAGCGAGATGGAAGTGCGCCTGTCCGGGCGCGACCTGTCGCTGGAAAGCCAGGACGACGATGACGACAGTTTCGCGCCGATCGCCTATCTGTCCGATGAGGGCCGGCAAGAGCCGAGCCGCGTGCTGGACCGCATGGCGCACGACGACCTGCAGGGCGCCGGCCTGGGCCGGGCGCTCGAAGCGCTGGACGCGCGTTCGCGCCGCATCATCGAGGCCCGCTGGCTGCAGGACGACGGCGGCCTGACCCTGCACGAACTGGCCCAGGAGTTCGGCGTATCGGCCGAACGGGTGCGCCAGATCGAAGCAGCGGCGCTGAAGAAAATGCGCGGTGCGCTGACCCCCGCCTGA
- a CDS encoding phosphodiesterase, whose product MSDSAAPVRADAPAVLVQLTDMHLFDEPHTAMLGVDTEASLQAVLRQVGEDGLNPDALLLTGDLSQDGSPASYQRLHALLAQTGLPVRCLPGNHDAPATLRAELGAWSDPVLDLGAWRIVLLDSTVPGSNGGHLADDQLDLLSRAARLAGDRPLLVAVHHNPVQGDPDWHDTMMLDNAQLLFQRLQRLPQARVLLWGHVHQEFDCRRHNLRMLATPSTCFQFVVRDGKHCVDDAAPGYRWLKLYADGSLATGVRRLDGDRWRALLRQNAG is encoded by the coding sequence TTGTCCGATTCCGCCGCCCCCGTTCGCGCCGACGCGCCCGCCGTGCTGGTGCAATTGACCGACATGCACCTGTTCGACGAACCGCATACGGCGATGCTGGGCGTGGATACCGAAGCCAGCCTGCAGGCCGTGCTGCGGCAAGTCGGCGAGGATGGCTTGAACCCCGACGCGCTGCTGCTCACCGGCGACCTGTCGCAGGACGGTTCGCCGGCCTCGTACCAGCGCCTGCACGCCCTGCTGGCGCAGACCGGCTTGCCGGTGCGCTGCCTGCCCGGCAACCATGACGCGCCTGCCACGCTGCGGGCGGAACTGGGCGCGTGGAGCGACCCGGTGCTCGACCTGGGCGCCTGGCGCATCGTGCTGCTGGATTCGACGGTGCCCGGCTCCAACGGCGGGCATCTCGCAGACGATCAGCTCGACTTGCTCAGCCGCGCCGCCCGCCTCGCCGGCGACCGCCCGCTGCTGGTGGCCGTGCACCACAACCCGGTGCAAGGCGACCCCGACTGGCACGACACCATGATGCTGGACAACGCGCAACTGCTCTTCCAGCGCCTGCAGCGCCTGCCGCAGGCGCGCGTGCTGCTGTGGGGGCACGTGCACCAGGAATTCGACTGCCGCCGCCACAACCTGCGCATGCTGGCCACGCCGTCGACCTGTTTCCAGTTCGTCGTGCGCGACGGCAAGCATTGCGTGGACGACGCCGCGCCGGGCTATCGCTGGCTGAAGTTGTATGCGGATGGATCGCTGGCGACCGGCGTGCGGCGCCTGGACGGCGACCGGTGGCGCGCCTTGCTGCGCCAGAACGCCGGTTGA